Genomic window (Rubeoparvulum massiliense):
GGCATTTTTTTGCTTCATATAATCCACTAATAAGCCATCAAAGCTATCCACTTGGACATTGGAATAGGAGGAGGTAGTCTCTTGAAGGAAGTGCATCCGCTCTTCCACTGTAAACATGGGATTCTTCGCACGGTTATTCAATACTGCAACAATAACATAATCAAAGGCCTTCGTAGCCCTTACAATAATATCTAGATGACCATACGTCACTGGATCAAAGCTTCCAGGAACCACTGCAATGCTCATTCTTCTCCCTCCTTTTTTACGCGATAAATTGTGACTACCGTATCACCATAGGTGTTTTCCTTCCAAATCTCAAGGCCTGCCACATTGGTTTGAAGTGTTGTTCCAACATCATGTTCAGCCACGATGACTGCAAAAGGACTTAGCAGCTTGTGATCCCAAAGAATGGCCATATCACTTTCGATGCGCTGCTTTTGATAGGGAGGATCTAAAAAAACCAGATCAAATTGAACCTGCTGCTGAACGAGAAAGAGTAAAGCGCGCTGCGCATCATTCCGATATACAGAGCATGACTTCTCTACACCTAATGCTTGGATGTTCTTTTTGATGGTCTGAATCGCTTTGGCATCTTGGTCAATGAAGGTGATATGGAGCGCACCACGACTGAGCGCTTCTAAACCAAGAGCTCCTGTCCCTGCATAGAGATCTAAGACCTTTTCTGCAGAGAAATAAGGCCCAAGCATATTGAAAATAGCCCCCTTCACCTTATCTGAAGTAGGTCTTGTGGAGCGCCCTGAAACACTCTCCAATGGTCGTCCCTTATAAGTTCCAGCAATAATTCGCATATACTCACCTAGTTTATGAATGGAGTTTGTTTCATCGTAACATACTGATCGCTTGATGTGAAACTTCTATTAGCAAATAAGAAAAAGGAGTATATTTTTCTTACTCCTTGTAGATAATAGGAGTAACAACATGCTAAATGTTGTTACAACCGCGGAGAAGACTTACGTTTCCCCATAAGCTCTTCCTCCGGTTTCTCCTCTCCCATTATTTTCCATTATACTTAATGCTTTGCATTAAGTACCCATAGGGATCTGCCCTATGGGATTTTTTTAATCCAAGAGCTGCTCTGAGAAGATTCCCTTCCTCTCAAGCCACTGAAGGAGCTGAGGCTCTAATTGACCTTGCCAAAACTGCTCCTGACGAACAAATTGCTCCACATCCCCACGGGCATATTCCAACATCGTCGTGTCCCGGCTCAGATCTGCCACGAGAAAATCAGGAAGGCCACTTTGTTTTTTTCCAAAGTAATCACCAGGACCACGAAGCTCAAGGTCTTTCTCTGCAAGGATAAAACCATCTTGAATCTCTGCCATGATCCGCATCCGTTCTTTACCCACCTCACCCTTGGGGTCAGCGATGAGAATACAGTAGGATTGATCATCTCCTCGTCCCACCCGTCCCCGCAATTGATGGAGCTGTGCGAGTCCAAAACGATCGGCATCATAGATCACCATCACCGTAGCATTGGGCACATTCACACCTACTTCAACAACGGTGGTAGATACTAGAACCTGCGTCCTACCAGCTGTGAATTCCTCCATCACACGATCCTGCTCCTCATTTTTTAAGCGTCCATGCATGATGTCAACGGTTAAATGAGGTAGATACTGTGTAATGGTTTGATATAGATCTAGGACATTTTGAACATCCAGCTTGTCTGATTCTTCGATGAGAGGAGCGATCACATAGGCTTGATGACCCTTCGCCACTTCTTTTGCGACAAAGCGTAGAATGCGCTCTAGCAACTGAGGCTTTACCCAGTATGTCTCTACCTCTTTGCGTCCAGCTGGCATTTCATCAATCCGCGAAATATCCATATCTCCAAAAGCAGTGATGGCCATGGTCCGTGGAATGGGCGTTGCTGTCATAAAGAGCGTATCTGGTAACCAGCCCTTCGCGCGGAGTATTCTCCGTTGTTCAACACCGAAACGGTGCTGCTCATCGGTGATCACCAAGCCTAAGCGCTGAAAAGTAACATCCTCTTGAATAAGCGCATGGGTGCCCACTACCACTTGGGCAAAGCCAAGCTGAATTTGGGCAAGAATATCCCGACGTTGTCGCGATGGTAAGCTACCTGTAAGGAGAACCACCTCAATGTCATAGGGAGCGAGTAGCTCCTGTAAGGACTGAAGATGTTGATTGGCCAAGATCTCTGTAGGTACCATCAATGCACCCTGATAACCTGCCAATACGGATGCATAAAGTGCAATGGCGGCCACAAGGGTTTTACCTGAGCCCACATCGCCTTGAAGGAGACGATTCATTTGAAAAGGAGAAGCCATATCCTTTAAGATCTCCACCACCACACGTTGCTGCGCACCAGTGAGAGTAAAGGGTAATCTCTCAATAAATTGCTCCACCTGATCTTGCGGAAAAACTTGCGTGATGCCTCCGAGCTCACGCCTTTGCTTCATGCGAAAAGCCTGCATCTTCAATTGAAAAAGAAAGAGTTCTTCATATGCTAGACGACGGCGGGCCCATGAGCCCTGTCGAAGATCCTGAGGGAAGTGCATCCAACGCAGGGCATCCCAACGTGATGCTAACCGATATTTCAGCAGTAAGGAGGCTGGGAGAATTTCCTCCAGATGGGCTCCATACTGCTGGAAACTCTGCCGAATTATTTTACGAAGAAAGGTTTGACTTAATGAACCTGTTACTCGATAGACCGGCTCTAGAGCTTGATCAGCCTTGGGTGTGGCGAAGCGATGCTTCTCTACATTGACTTGAAGTCGATGCATGTCCCAGGTTCCAGTAATGGTAATCTCCTTACCTGGCACCAATTGCTCCTTCACATATGGTCGGTTAAACCACACTGCAGTCACCACATGGGGGCCAGAGACCAGGCGGCAGGTAAGCCGTGATTTTTTTCTTCCGTAGTATTGTACAGTGGGCAACCCATAGATGGTTGCACGAATCGTCGCCTTTTCACCATGCTGAATCTCTGTAAGATCACGCAGGCGAAAATCCTCATAACGAATGGGAAAGTAATAGAATAAAGCACCGATACTCTCTACACCTAATTGGGCAAA
Coding sequences:
- the recG gene encoding ATP-dependent DNA helicase RecG, coding for MDPWSLPLTQLSGVGEERAKDFAQLGVESIGALFYYFPIRYEDFRLRDLTEIQHGEKATIRATIYGLPTVQYYGRKKSRLTCRLVSGPHVVTAVWFNRPYVKEQLVPGKEITITGTWDMHRLQVNVEKHRFATPKADQALEPVYRVTGSLSQTFLRKIIRQSFQQYGAHLEEILPASLLLKYRLASRWDALRWMHFPQDLRQGSWARRRLAYEELFLFQLKMQAFRMKQRRELGGITQVFPQDQVEQFIERLPFTLTGAQQRVVVEILKDMASPFQMNRLLQGDVGSGKTLVAAIALYASVLAGYQGALMVPTEILANQHLQSLQELLAPYDIEVVLLTGSLPSRQRRDILAQIQLGFAQVVVGTHALIQEDVTFQRLGLVITDEQHRFGVEQRRILRAKGWLPDTLFMTATPIPRTMAITAFGDMDISRIDEMPAGRKEVETYWVKPQLLERILRFVAKEVAKGHQAYVIAPLIEESDKLDVQNVLDLYQTITQYLPHLTVDIMHGRLKNEEQDRVMEEFTAGRTQVLVSTTVVEVGVNVPNATVMVIYDADRFGLAQLHQLRGRVGRGDDQSYCILIADPKGEVGKERMRIMAEIQDGFILAEKDLELRGPGDYFGKKQSGLPDFLVADLSRDTTMLEYARGDVEQFVRQEQFWQGQLEPQLLQWLERKGIFSEQLLD
- the rsmD gene encoding 16S rRNA (guanine(966)-N(2))-methyltransferase RsmD, translated to MRIIAGTYKGRPLESVSGRSTRPTSDKVKGAIFNMLGPYFSAEKVLDLYAGTGALGLEALSRGALHITFIDQDAKAIQTIKKNIQALGVEKSCSVYRNDAQRALLFLVQQQVQFDLVFLDPPYQKQRIESDMAILWDHKLLSPFAVIVAEHDVGTTLQTNVAGLEIWKENTYGDTVVTIYRVKKEGEE
- the coaD gene encoding pantetheine-phosphate adenylyltransferase — encoded protein: MSIAVVPGSFDPVTYGHLDIIVRATKAFDYVIVAVLNNRAKNPMFTVEERMHFLQETTSSYSNVQVDSFDGLLVDYMKQKNANVIVKGLRAISDFEYELQMAAINRKLAPTIETFFMMTNHQFSFLSSSIVKEVARYNPDEVSDLVPPNVLKELKERFNVKEP